The DNA segment GGATGTAAGTCAGCATTAGAAAATAATTTAGTTACATTTGGAATAATTCCTAATCGCCCAGAAACAGGTTATGGATATATAGAAAGTGAATTCGTTCTTGATAAAAATAATATTAAAGGTAGTCGTATTAAAAGATTTATCGAGAAGCCAAACAAAGAATTAGCTCAAAAACTTGTCAAGTCAAATAAATATACTTGGAATAGTGGAATGTTCGTTTTCAAAAATAGCTTAATTATTAAAGAACTCAATAAACATGCACCCTTAGTTTTACGATATTGCAAAAAAGCAATAGGTAGTAGTGTTAGAGATCTTGATTTTATAAGAATTGATGGAGATTCTTTCTCTAAATCTCCTAATATCCCAATAGATATTGCCGTTATGGAAAAAACTAATTTAGGTTTAGTTCTTCCCTTAGATGCAGGATGGAGTGATATTGGTAATTGGGAATCATTATGGGATAACGAAAAGAAAGATTCTTTTGGCAATGTAATTAAAGGTAAAGTTTTTAATGAGGGATCAACTGACTGCTATATCAAAAGTGAGAATAGTCTTTTAGTTACTCTGGGTTTAAAAGATTTAATACTTGTTGAGACTTCTGATGCAATACTTGCTGCTAACAAAAATGAATTAAATAAAATAAAAACAGTATTAAATAAACTTGAAAAAAAAGGATACACGGAGGTCAATACACATAGAAAGATATATCGACCATGGGGTTCATATACTTCTTTAATAGAGAATGAAAAGTGGCTTGTTAAAAGTATTGAAGTCAATCCCGGATCAAAACTCTCCCTACAAATGCATCATCATAGGACTGAACATTGGATAGTAGTGAAAGGAACCGCACAAGTTGAATTAGACAATAGAAGTTTCGTTTTAAGTGAAAATCAAAGTACTTTCATCCCTTTAGGTTCAAAGCATAGATTAAGTAATCCTGGAAAAATTGATTTAACTCTAATTGAAATTCAGAGTGGAGATTATATTGGAGAGGATGATATTGTAAGGTTCAAAGACGATTACGGTAGAATAAATGATTAAAATAAGATTTTTATGGAAGAAAAAATATTAGTCACTGGTTGTGCAGGTTTTATAGGATTTCATGTATGTAAACAATTAATCAAAAAGGGGTTATTTGTTATTGGATTAGACAATCTTAATAATTACTACGATATTAGTTTAAAGAGAGCCCGTTTAAAAGAAATAGAAAATTTTTCAAAAAATAATATTAAGGGAGAATTCTTATTTATAAAAGCAGATTTGAAGGATGAAAAAATTTTAAAAAACATTTCTAAAGTACACTTACCAAAAAAAGTTATTCACCTTGCCGCCCAAGCAGGTGTAAGACACTCAATAGAAAATCCAAGAGCATATATTAATTCAAATTTGGTTGGGTTTGGTAATGTTCTTGAGTTCTGCAAGGATAACCAAGTTGATCACTTGATTTATGCAAGTAGCAGTTCTATTTATGGTGGTAATAAAAAAATTCCATTTTCTGAGAAGGATTTTGTTGACTATCCAGTAAGTCTCTATGCAGCAACAAAAAAATCTAATGAGCTAATGGCCCATTCCTATAGTCATCTTTTTAAACTACCCTCTACTGGAATAAGACTTTTTACAGTTTATGGTCCTTGGGGTAGACCAGATATGGCTCCAATGATCTTTACAAAATCAATTCTCTCCTCAAAGCCAATAAAAATTTTTAATAACGGCGAAATGTTTAGAGATTTTACCTACATTGATGATGTTAGTGAAGCAATACTGAAGCTCCTTCACCTACCACCAAAATATTTAAATGATGACAAAAATTTAAACTCTTCAGAATTACCTGAATTAACTCCACATAGGATTATAAATATTGGAAGTAGTAATCCAATAAACCTATTAGAATTTATAGATATTCTCGAGAGCGAGATTAATATAAAAGCAATAAGAGTATTTGAAAAAATGCAATTAGGAGACGTTAAAAAAACATATGCTGATACTTCTTATATAGAAGATTTAATTAACTACAAACCAAATACCTCATTAAAAAATGGAATAAGGGAATTTGTGAAATGGTATAAAAATTTTTATAAATTATTCTCTTAACCATTCGGGGATAATTTCACAAAGAATTTCAATCATTTTTTTATTATCATTATTTTTTAAATGTATAAATAAATTATCAAGTTTACCTTTTAAGTCATCGAAATCTAAAGATTTCTCAATTGCTTTAAAAATTAATGGATGATCTGTCTTTTGCGATTTCCCATCTATCAATAATTCTTCGTAAAGTTTTTCACCAGAACCTAAACCTCTATAGACAATTTCAATATCACCATCAAGATTTTCTTCATTTTTAATTTTAAGACCATTTAAAAGTATCATTTGTTCTGCAAGCTTTTTTATTTGCATAGGTTTTCCCATATCTAATAGAAAAACTTCTCCTTCCCCTTTTGCTAAGACAGAAGATTGAATAACCAAAGAAGCTGCTTCAGAAAGAGTCATAAAGTATCTTGTAACACTAGGATCTGTAACAGTTACTGGCCCTCCATCTTCTATCTGTTTTTGAAAAATAGGAACTACTGACCCAGATGAACCTAAAACATTCCCAAAACGTACCATAGAAAATACTAATTTTTCTTTATCTATTGAGTTTTTACATTTTTGCGCATAGCTACTTACGATAAGTTCAGATATCCTTTTTGTAACTCCCATAATACTTGTAGGCCTTACTGCCTTATCGGAAGAAATTAAAATAAGTTTATTAGTATTAAATTTATAAGCAAGTTTACAAACATTTAGAGTAGATTTTATGTTATTTTTAATAGCTTCTATTTGATTTTCTTCTAATAAAGTTACATGTTTGTAAGCAGAAGCATGAAACAATATATCAGGATTATGCTTTGTAAAAATATTTTGCATAAATTTATAGTCTGAAGTACTGCCTAATTCACAATAGATTTTTTTATTTTGAAAATTATTTTTAATTAATATATTTTTAAGCTCAAAAAGATTAGGCTCACTAAAATCAACTACAACAAGTTTTGAGGGGTTTAACGAAAGTATTTGTAAACTTAGCTCTTTACCAATAGAACCAGCTGCACCAGTAACTAATGCAACCTTATCTTTAATTCCAGGACCAAGCAAATTTTCCTTAGGAGGAACGATTTTACGAAATAATAGGTCTTCTAAAGATATAGGTTTTAAAAAATCTATTTTGTCTTTTCCATCTTCAATACTATTAATTGAAGGAATTTTCAATATTCTAATTCTAGGCTTTATTATTTTTATTTGTTTTAGAATATTCAACCATTGATTGGAATTAATAGATAAAGTTGAAACAAGTAATTGATCAAAATCTAAATTTGATATTTGCTTTAAAGATTTTACTTTAATCCCATTGATATCTCTGTTTTCTAACTCCGGATTCTCATCAATAAATGCAACAATATTATGCGATCCTGTTAAAAGAATTTGCTGACTTAGTAGAACTTCATTTTGTCCAGTTCCATAAATAGCAATTTTACTAACATTATTTCTAGGGGATATATTGAAAATAGTTATTAAATCCCTTACTAAAACTCTTAATGCGATTGTAAAAGAAGAGCTTAAAAAACATAAAAGTAACCAAAATTTAAAAGTATAAGAATAAAAACCTAATAAATAAAATATGATTTGTATAGATATTATTAATAATGTATTCTTAATTGCTAATTTATAAAAGCCGACACTCGAAGAATATCTAGTAAGGTGCTTGTAATAATTTCCAAAAATCAAATAGATTGAAGTAAAAAAAAGAAAAAACAGAAAGTATTTATACCTAATATTGTAGCTTAAATCTAATAACCATAATGAGGATATATATGAAAAAGTCAAAAGTATAAGATCACTACATATGAAGTAAATTTTTCTATGCTTAATTTTTAAATTCAGTAAATACCTTAATAGGTAACTTATTTTTAAGAATAAAAATCTATTCATTTCAAAAGAAAAATTTCAAGTTAACTTATTATTCATCGCTTCCTCAAAGGACAAGGCATATTTTTTCTCTAAATAATACATTATAATTAGACAAGACAAGATACTTACTATTTCGTAAACAAAATTTAATTTTATGTAAACAATGCCTATTATCGAAATTTGCAATATGTATATTAAAGCAACTTCTTGTTTTGATAATTTTCCTAAATATAGTCTTTGGTAGAGATGTTGTCTATGAGCTTTAAATATGTTTTGCCTTGAAAAAAAGCGCCTGAATATAGTAATTAAAGCGTCTCCGAAAAAGGGGCTTGCAATTAATAATAAGCCTACAATTTCTTTTAAATCATTAAACTGAAGAATATTTGCAACAAAATATACTCCTAAAAAAGTACTTCCTATATCTCCCATAAAAATTTTTGCTGGATTCCAATTCCAATAAATAAAAGTTGCTAATGAGCCTAAAAGGACAATAAGGGATATGTTTGAATTTAATTTATAATTTATTATTAGAAACAAAACAAACATACATCCAGCTACTAATCCATCTGAGCCATCCATAAAGTTCGTAAAATTAATTACTGCAGTAATAAAAATAAGAAGAAAAATTAAAATAAAAATATCTAATATTGGGTTTAATAAAAATAAACTAATATTACTGAATCCTAAAATAAGAAAAGAGGTTAATAATTGAAAAAGATATCTATATTTTGGCGAGACCTTTATTAAATCATCTAATAAACTTATAAATATGAGGGGTATACATAATAAAGATAATGAAACAATACCTTCAAAATTATTAAATGAAGCGAATATTAAATCATAAATTATTAGAGGAACTATAAAAGATAAACCACCGGCACTGGGAATAGGTTTTATATGTAAGCTTCTTTTATTAGGATTATCTAGAAAAAATATTTCAAAAAATTTAATACCATTTTTTAAAATAATATAAGAGGTAAATACACCTAAAAAAAAATATCCTAAATAAATAATATTTACCATATTTACTCGAAATCTTTTGAGAAAGGAAAACTTCTAGGTTTATTTCTCGTAATTTCACATGCCTTCTCGAAGCCAGATAAATCAGAACATATCCTAGATAATGCTGCAAAGGATTTCGGAGAAAAAATCATAACAGGAAGTATAGAAACTAAGAAAATTCTATTTGGGATTTTTAATATAATACATTTCCTAATAGGATCATTTTTATCTGATGCATTCTTTAAAGATTCTAAAATTTCATGATAATTTAAAATAATATCCCCACCCAAATTAATTAAATTATTGCTTACTTTACTTTTTTCTTTTAATAATTTAATCATTAAAAAATAAACAACTTCTGCCAATTGATATGCGTGAATAGGTTGTCTCGTTCCTGAATTAGATGGCAGACAAACTATCTTTAATTTTCTCATTATTAATAAAATTTTTTGAATATTATTATCCTTAATTTTATTTAAAGAACCATAAATCAAAGTTGGTCTAATTATCTGACAATTTATATTAAGATTTTTAGCTATTGACATTACCTTATGTTCAGATCTTAATAACTTTTTTGCTAGATTTCTATCATAATCGTTAGATTCAAATCTCTTGGTTAATGCAGAAGAGGAAGAACAAATAATAATTCCTTTAAGGTTTACCAATTTAAAATTTTGATGATAAAACAAATAATTTAAAAAAGAAGCAAAATGCCATATAGGAGCAAAACTTATTAATATAAATTCTTCATTGTCTAAAGGAGAAAAAGAGTCTGGCTTTTTTAAGTCAAGTTTATAACCTCTTTTTTTGTCTCTGGAAAAAGAGTATATTTTATATTTTGAATTTTGAAAATTAAAGAATTTATAAAAAGCTTCACCTGATAAAGAGGTTTTACCAAATAGATAAATATTCATACTTCATTAAATAATCTTGTTAAGATTCTTCGAATATATCTTAATATATAGGGTACAAAAAAACATATTCCAAATACATTTTTATAGCAATAAAATACTTCTTTCAGCCTTAAAATATTTTTTTGTGAGCTTATACCGTTTGTAGACATATTAACTAATTCTTTATTAAGAACTAATATTGAAATATTATCAATGCAACTAAACTTAAGAAAATAGTCCAAATCTGAAGCAAGTTGTAAATTCTCGGAAAAACTTGACAACTTCTCAAAAGCATTTGCATTAAAAAATGTAGCTTGATGGGGAGGAATCATTCCCAGAAAAAGACTTTTCCTAAATTTTTTTCTATCAAGGGATAATAAAAATTTATTTTCTAAAAAATATGATTTTCTTATTATCCCTTGAGTTTTAAAGTCTATATATTTTCCTCTGCAAATAAGAAGATCATATTTATTTTTATATGAATTTACTTCTGAAATAATATCTCCAAACGTACTTGGAGATATAGCCCAATCATCAGAACCCCAAAAAAGTACTAATTCATTATCTTTTATAGTTTTAAAACCCTGATTCATAGCACCATAAATTCCTTTATGATTTTTCTCTTGTTTAATAACATTTATTCGAGAATCAGATAAACATGAAGTCTCAATCCAATTAAAATGTTTTTTAGTTGAATCTCCATCAATAAATAATAATTTCCAGTCTTTCCAAGTTTGAATTTTTAATGAATTTATCAACTTAGGTAGAATTAAATATGTATTTAAAGTTGGAACAATTATTTTAATTGAGGTTATCATCTTTTAATTTAAAAAGCTTAGCAGGGTTACCTTTATAAATTCCATCTTTTTCTAGTATACCTGAGACTAAAGAACCTAAACATGTCACAGAACCTCTTTTTAAAATAGCTCCTGGGGCAATAATTGATTTTGCAGCTATCCAGCAATCATCCTCAATAACAATTCTTTCCAAAATTAAATTAAATAAATCTTTTTTATAGTTATGATTTCCAGTGCATAAATATACTCCTTGAGAAATACAAACTCTATTGCCAATTTTAACTAAAGCTAAATTATCTATCCATACATCTTCACCAATCCAACAATGATCTCCTATTGATAAATTCCATGGTTCAGAAATTTTTATATTTGTTTTTATTTTTCCTCCTTTTCCAATTTTAGCTCTAAAAATTCTTAAAATTAACTTCCTCCAATATGTTCCAGGAATGTAGCTAGAAAAAAGAGGTTTGCCAAAAAAATCCCAAATTAATTTAACTATTATTATTGAAATACTATTTTTTTTCTTTTCATATAAATTTAAATTTTGAAGTCGCATTATCAATAATTTCCTTATTTTAAATTTATATTAAACATCTTTAATTATTTTAAATATTTACAATTTCATAAGATATCTTCACAAACTGATCTATATAAATCATTTAATTGGGATGTTAAATTAGACCAATTATGATTTATAGAAAC comes from the Prochlorococcus marinus str. MIT 9515 genome and includes:
- a CDS encoding glycosyltransferase, which codes for MITSIKIIVPTLNTYLILPKLINSLKIQTWKDWKLLFIDGDSTKKHFNWIETSCLSDSRINVIKQEKNHKGIYGAMNQGFKTIKDNELVLFWGSDDWAISPSTFGDIISEVNSYKNKYDLLICRGKYIDFKTQGIIRKSYFLENKFLLSLDRKKFRKSLFLGMIPPHQATFFNANAFEKLSSFSENLQLASDLDYFLKFSCIDNISILVLNKELVNMSTNGISSQKNILRLKEVFYCYKNVFGICFFVPYILRYIRRILTRLFNEV
- a CDS encoding MraY family glycosyltransferase, whose amino-acid sequence is MVNIIYLGYFFLGVFTSYIILKNGIKFFEIFFLDNPNKRSLHIKPIPSAGGLSFIVPLIIYDLIFASFNNFEGIVSLSLLCIPLIFISLLDDLIKVSPKYRYLFQLLTSFLILGFSNISLFLLNPILDIFILIFLLIFITAVINFTNFMDGSDGLVAGCMFVLFLIINYKLNSNISLIVLLGSLATFIYWNWNPAKIFMGDIGSTFLGVYFVANILQFNDLKEIVGLLLIASPFFGDALITIFRRFFSRQNIFKAHRQHLYQRLYLGKLSKQEVALIYILQISIIGIVYIKLNFVYEIVSILSCLIIMYYLEKKYALSFEEAMNNKLT
- a CDS encoding polysaccharide biosynthesis protein produces the protein MIFGNYYKHLTRYSSSVGFYKLAIKNTLLIISIQIIFYLLGFYSYTFKFWLLLCFLSSSFTIALRVLVRDLITIFNISPRNNVSKIAIYGTGQNEVLLSQQILLTGSHNIVAFIDENPELENRDINGIKVKSLKQISNLDFDQLLVSTLSINSNQWLNILKQIKIIKPRIRILKIPSINSIEDGKDKIDFLKPISLEDLLFRKIVPPKENLLGPGIKDKVALVTGAAGSIGKELSLQILSLNPSKLVVVDFSEPNLFELKNILIKNNFQNKKIYCELGSTSDYKFMQNIFTKHNPDILFHASAYKHVTLLEENQIEAIKNNIKSTLNVCKLAYKFNTNKLILISSDKAVRPTSIMGVTKRISELIVSSYAQKCKNSIDKEKLVFSMVRFGNVLGSSGSVVPIFQKQIEDGGPVTVTDPSVTRYFMTLSEAASLVIQSSVLAKGEGEVFLLDMGKPMQIKKLAEQMILLNGLKIKNEENLDGDIEIVYRGLGSGEKLYEELLIDGKSQKTDHPLIFKAIEKSLDFDDLKGKLDNLFIHLKNNDNKKMIEILCEIIPEWLRE
- a CDS encoding mannose-1-phosphate guanylyltransferase/mannose-6-phosphate isomerase, with product MEQKIIPIILCGGKGTRLWPLSRQSYPKQFLALHGDKNKSLLQQTQERISFLEGITEPIIICNEEHRFLVAEQMRDINVKPKAIILENEGKNTAPAIALGAIKALEEEQEDPLLLILSADHIIRDLNVFSKVLQKGCKSALENNLVTFGIIPNRPETGYGYIESEFVLDKNNIKGSRIKRFIEKPNKELAQKLVKSNKYTWNSGMFVFKNSLIIKELNKHAPLVLRYCKKAIGSSVRDLDFIRIDGDSFSKSPNIPIDIAVMEKTNLGLVLPLDAGWSDIGNWESLWDNEKKDSFGNVIKGKVFNEGSTDCYIKSENSLLVTLGLKDLILVETSDAILAANKNELNKIKTVLNKLEKKGYTEVNTHRKIYRPWGSYTSLIENEKWLVKSIEVNPGSKLSLQMHHHRTEHWIVVKGTAQVELDNRSFVLSENQSTFIPLGSKHRLSNPGKIDLTLIEIQSGDYIGEDDIVRFKDDYGRIND
- a CDS encoding NAD-dependent epimerase/dehydratase family protein, giving the protein MEEKILVTGCAGFIGFHVCKQLIKKGLFVIGLDNLNNYYDISLKRARLKEIENFSKNNIKGEFLFIKADLKDEKILKNISKVHLPKKVIHLAAQAGVRHSIENPRAYINSNLVGFGNVLEFCKDNQVDHLIYASSSSIYGGNKKIPFSEKDFVDYPVSLYAATKKSNELMAHSYSHLFKLPSTGIRLFTVYGPWGRPDMAPMIFTKSILSSKPIKIFNNGEMFRDFTYIDDVSEAILKLLHLPPKYLNDDKNLNSSELPELTPHRIINIGSSNPINLLEFIDILESEINIKAIRVFEKMQLGDVKKTYADTSYIEDLINYKPNTSLKNGIREFVKWYKNFYKLFS
- a CDS encoding putative colanic acid biosynthesis acetyltransferase; translated protein: MRLQNLNLYEKKKNSISIIIVKLIWDFFGKPLFSSYIPGTYWRKLILRIFRAKIGKGGKIKTNIKISEPWNLSIGDHCWIGEDVWIDNLALVKIGNRVCISQGVYLCTGNHNYKKDLFNLILERIVIEDDCWIAAKSIIAPGAILKRGSVTCLGSLVSGILEKDGIYKGNPAKLFKLKDDNLN